The DNA window AACATTCAAAACACAGTAAGCCCAAAGCCAAAATACATTATATATCCAACCAATACAATAACTAGttaagtttaggtgagttctcgttttaaaaacaatccagagtaatataattcaaacaacaCCTTTCGATATCCAAGAAATCCCAGAGTAACGTGTTAGCCATATATAAACTATatgcttaacacaacatgtctggcaacacaagtctaacccgacccaatcagaataaaatccaaaattaaatcctttaaaaccaaaccaatgtatttgaaaacaaataactCACTATAAGTTTAACCCAACACAAGTCAAAACCATAACAACAAAATACAACAatattgccaacacttggccaCTTTCACCCGAAGTTCATACATCTCAAATAAAACACCTTAAGTGTAACTAAACATGAtttcaatcattttaaattaactaaactcATATCTGAAGTATATACTTAAAATTGCCTTAAAATTCTATAAGAATATCCACAACTCAAATGCCAAGACAATCATCGATTATCAAGACAATCTAAGGTAAACTAACATcttttataagttaaaatcattTCCAAAACATATTTTCCAGCctttaataagttaatttaaatcaaaattaggtcaaagcactcaaataatcaagtaTGACAATTTtaccgaaaattgcctaaactagccaaatgattcaaaaccaacaatcgatgaaacaaagtatgttactactgatttaaaacctttaaaacatcaattagaatatattatatcagtaggtatagaATTTGAAAACCATATTGAATTCGTAACATTCAATTTCCTTAAAATCGCcattttcgcaaatcgtagaatttttacaaatcaaaccaatttcgattctcatttacaaataaaaactttttatatcagTAGCTATTTATATAAGAACAcctaataatcaatcaatttggattcaaccatttaaataattcattaaacgaatccaattcgcacaagtctagaaatcgcctaatcattgtttaattacaccaattcgttattgaatcatgccaaactctttccaaaacttataacatcagattatatatgtataacccaTCATTTAATCAAATGAGATCAGTAGCTCAAATatagcatatcaataacaacaattcaatccatcaaaatcctatattatgcatttctaggcaaaatcacacaacaacgaatccataaatcaattaggagtaaaaacattatctaagaatgatgaacaagattataattgatttattaacccaaggttcaaaggGATGGACCAAAAACAATTGGATCTACAAGCCACCAACGAAGAACAtaacgtagaaatcgcgtagatcttgcgagtatgatgaaaaatcaagttcttagcgtaatgaatcgcatccggacTTGTTAGAACAAAAGAAATGTCTATTGTTTATGAAGATATTCGCTTTAGGgtttgtggaaaagaaaagggggctgctcacatgaaaataAGGGTCTATTAATAGACTTATGCAGGTTTTACATGGGCTTTGATAAAAGCCACGGTTCAATTATCATTTTCAGAGTTATAAGAATCCAAACAACGTGAAAATTTTACTCATGCTAGAAAATACTCTTATGAACAACATATCAAAAAATGGGCCTGATCCGACATTTCAATTgcgagatatcaacgttttactaaaacagtgcagttctggaaaacatgcgaatgctgttttgatatatacccgaaaataaatcgaatcaacatcaaatacaTACGAGATCATGTGATACATACTTAtaagacactcaaaaagacacaaccaaggtatcacaagtgttacttctaacatataatcattcagAATCATCttcgaaacataacaagaaaaattttgaaatgcaaaataacaacgaatgcaagaaaacaaccaatttgtaacggataaccaaactgacaaatcaagtttcaaaacacggggtattacagtatcTCATCTCTTGAACCTCATTATTTCagatacaaaaaataaaatgaccCCTCCCCCGAAATCTTTCGGGTTGCAAAACACTTGAGGTGAACCCAGAGGCAACGCGATCCCAGACACAAACGGGTTTGTCTCAGGAGAACCCATATGGCTCTAGGTTCGCCTGAGACGAACCCAgatccggcgaggaggagcttcCTTGCCGGAAatcaaaaaacaatttttttaaaaaagttcaaaaaggctcttgaattaattagagtttaattatggttaattagagtttaattataattaattagaataaattatgatatttataaatttcacTCTCCATTTAAagtgccacatcagcataggatattttttgagccggttttgacAAGTTTGGGGTAGAAAGAATCcagttttgctaatttggaaattttgatactttgtgccaaatttAGAAGGTAAAGCGATCCTTTATTCTATATATTACATTGAGTACTTAATTTCATACCTATATATGACCACTTAACTCTATGCTATCATATACCAcataaaaagtagaaaaatatGATTCTgtgtattattaataaataataatgaaacAGAGCTGTAATTTTGAGGCTGTAAATTTGTATAATATACGCATTGCTTCTAGTCCAAGATAAGCATATGCCAAAGCAAATTAATAGATAAACTGTAAATtgtcttctttttttaattaatttttcgaTTCCATAGAGATAGGATACGGAGCAATTGGCATTGTCTGCTACATAAATATGTTAAGTATATAATATTGATTCAGAtcgaaacaaaatcgaacagAATAATTCTTTTCTTGTCAAAAATGACGCTGAATTTCTTATTGCACATTAGGCTTAGAACAAAAATGATTGAGACTAACAAGTCAACTTTATaatgattatttataaataaaaaaaccatTATATCCACACAATTACAATGTAACCGAAAAATAAATCTTAGATTAaaaattttgcaaaaataaaataaaataacataatttaatctaattaataaaaataaaattgtattagTTTTTCTCTAATAACGGACCAATCGATTACCAATACTAAGTTAAGagattaaaacatattttattttatgacttagacactttattatttttatttactgatTATATTTAATGTTCATAAATTATATAACATTAATAAACTAAACTATCAATTATTTATGAGGAATAGACATATATGTTAATatctgttttattttaaaaaataattattaattaaaaaatatttaaaataattattagagttagagtactaagtaaaataaatattttaaatactattttaaaataaaattgtctaGCTATAATACTTACAAAAATagctattttaaatatttaataattgtcattttaattgttatttaatcatgtaaaattctaattaatataaactaTTTCTAATGAAAtactattataattattatttaatttttaatatatattttctataaactattcttaattaactatcattttaattactatttgaTACTTTACacttaaatacaatttatagatattaaaactattattaactaaatataaatacaattatCCTAAtccataataaatataattatcattatttgaGAAATCATATTACGGATCATGTGTGAAAACGTAAACCGAcactaatatttaaaattgcaaCGTTATTTTGGATATATAAacccatttttttataaataataatatgaaaatgTCTCATGCCTTTCCAAGGTCAAATATTTTATGGTCACCTAACTTTCAAACTATTcagaaaatatattaaatattaaattttttaagatcgttaagttttaaattatattttataaaatattcctGACTTACCTTTGATTATGTAGCCATATAAAGTAGGTCAAAGGACCAAAAAAGcccaaatttttgaaaaacaattttcacaaaaatcaaaaacttttttattttatccaatttgtcttaaaatacataatttcgtttcaataatgtccaatTACGTGATTTTGTTCATGTGGCGCCTACATGGCACTGATGTGGTATtgccacacatcagcgccacataagaaattatttaattggacattattgaaacgaaatcatgtgtttcaggataaattggaggcttaatcaccaaaaaatggcaaacctatacgtcttttgtcaattatagccaaacctttaaaaatcaccagatttagtcaaaccttatatgttttgtttcttttttagccatttttgaatcgaaccggtttttctgacaccgtgtcgtccacgccaccgccaactaagcaattggttGGCATGAcagttgaaatttttaaataaattttggctataactgacacaaaatgatagatttggtattttttgatgaataaaactaattttaaaattagataattaaatgattaattatattataataaaattcatatatataaaatataatatttttatttaacgttaattaaaattaatttatttttttactaaatttaaataattgtaataattgtttttacatatttgatggatatataattaatttaaattctataaaaaacaaaaaatgtcatattcatcttaaaatttatttttttaaattccagtggtcggttctttgacaccgccaccgtttgagacccaattgttcgtcttccgacgaacaatctgagagtaatatataCAACAAACATACGATACTGTTCtaattcaactatacacacataaacataaaaataatcactgaatagactgcttatttaaaggacgagtgtaattattttctcattttttttctttaaaaagtgactcattgtggtgtaatcaatatatatcatgatgtttataagcataaacgcatatgtcattttactcggtataaccaaaaacttatcttaatttacacataactattttatttagaGAAAATCACAAAATTGCCACAATAATGACTCACTATTTCACAAATTACCACCCAACTTATCTATTTTACATTCCtacaaaaaaacataaaaactttACACCACCACCATCCCTATTATATGAAGACACGTGTAATAGagagattattattattagggaGAATCAACCACGGGATATGCGCTGAAATTAAACAAACATaggatttttttccttttcaaaagATATCGAATCAAATCTTCAACTATCGTCTTCTTCCTCAAAAATAGCATCATGTTCTTCCTTAATATTGTATCATCATTCAACATATTGTATCTCAATATTGTATCATCGTGGACTCTATTCCAGTGATGATACAATACAAAGGCAAATGGGTAAAAGCAGTTCAATATACAGATTTTGAAGTTATTGGTGTCTTGATTTCTCACAACTCTACATATTTGGATCTTCTACACATAATAGCACAAGAAATAcagataaatttgaaaaaacagAATATTGAGGTAAAATATCAAGTAAAGATTCAATATCCACCACTTAAAATCAGTGATGATTCAAACTTCAgattttacttaaaaatcaagaaaaaggaaATCGATTTCACTGTGTATCCTCTCTACATAGTAGTTATCAGTGATACTAACCAGATACAAACAATTCTTCCAGATGCATCATCAAGTGTTTCAACAGCTATTTTACAATCAAAGATAGATCAAGATACCGTATCGATACATGATTGATACATGTCTGATACATTCGTCGAAATAGGTCAGCATACAAAACTTCTTGCAATTGATACAATAGACTGTAACAATGATCAAAATCAAGAATCAGTATCAGATCCACTGTAAGATATAGATCTGACAGTTGCACAACCTTTCAAAGATAAAGCAACTCTTCAAGCATGCTTACGACTTCATGCAATTAATAATCACTACCAGCAAAAGACAGTTAAATCATGTCAAAAgaacatttttataaaatgtatcGATGATACATGTAAATGGTATCTGAAAGCGTCAATTACATTAATTCACTGAAACTACAGGTATGCAAATCTCATATTGTAAAGTACAAACACTATTTTATgttgtatgtatattttatatatctgACTTGCTGTGAACTTCATAAATTTGTCTCTtctatgtatcaaatatgtatataaacggtatcttgatattgtttttattatactaGGTGAAACCATCTTCAGATGATATCATAACAGTTCTCGAGAATGGTAAAAAATACACAGTCAATATGGTCAAGAGAACATGTACATGAAAAAAGTTTGATATCGATGAAATTCCTTGTAAACATGACGTAGCATTTCTAGCCGACAAGAAGATTGAACCTTATGCGTACTGTTCAAGATACTATACAAATGCAGCTATGTTAGCGACATATTCTGAAACCGTATATCCATTGGAGAAGGAAGAAGAATGGATTATTCCAGAACATATCAAGAACATGATTGTCTTACCACCCCAACATAGAACAAGAACTGGAAGGCCTAAAAAGAGTAGGTACACGTCAAAGTGGGAAAATCCGAAAAAAGGGAAATGTGGAAAATGCGGACAAGCTGGACATAATAGGAAAACATGCCGAAACATGCCTAAAGCTACCTAGATTATCATTTCTTTCagtattttttattctattataAATTTCCAAGTATTATATACAATTCTAATACATTAAAGATTGTTGTATGTCAATTTCTAATTGCATAGAACATACATATCTGATATGATATTAATTGcagatacatattttatacaagTCTGACACATAAATGATACACAAGTATTACATTCAGTATCACAAGAACATTTATATATGCATAGCTGGTAACATGTTAAGtttagatatatttattatatatgtaaGATACATACATTATACAACATAATAACTTTCAATATCAGAATAACATACATTATACATACATTACACAACATAATAAATTACAGCCAATTTAACCGCGTCTTCATCCAACTTGAAAACCTTGTTCAAAAATATGACACCCAATCCATCTCGAGTAACTTCACTATTTGGGAAATAGGTATCAATCAACCGATTCTGTAATGGAGCAAAAGAAACAGGATTGAAATCACCAACACAGTTCAACCCCGTAATCACAGCAAATTCCTCAATACTAAAATGCAGTTTATGCCCATAAACTTTAAACCACAATTCCCTATTATTTGGATGCTTCACTTCTCGCATCAACAAAGAATGTAGAAGCTGAGGCTGATTACACAACGGCGACAAGTCTAAAAAATGACCAAGAAATGTCTTTTTGAAAAGTTCCAGCTGAGTATCAGACATAGTTTTCTTGATGTCctcaatatatttaaaatttaatggcATAGTCACTCTACAAGTTTACCGATCTTCCACATCTAACAAGTAGTCCCAGTTCTAGAAATATACACAAATGATACACAAAAATGCAATTAGtaaataaatatgataaatctaaaatacaatatttgtatacaaaataactttacagtaaaaaaacatataaaatacatatataatatttaaaaaaatacagatCTTAGAACCTACAAATGTAAACTTAAAATGAAAACAACTGTAAGatacatataatatacataaatgatacatgtatgaaaaaagcttatttcataaactaattttaaaacagAACATGACCTAACATATCAAAAATGTAAACTTAAAATGAAAACAACTGTAAGatacatataatatacataaatgatacatgtatgaaaaaagcttatttaataaactaatttaaaacaaaacatgacctaacatatcaaaatacatctgttatacatgaaaaatacacatataaaaaaaatacctgaaCCAAACGAGTTGGTTCTTCAATATGCAAGGATTTCTCAACTTTCTTAGGATCAAGTACAGCATCAAAAGCCAAACGCCTTCTTTTCAAACCAGTGTCATCCACCTTCTTGCTCTTTGCTTTAACATTCTCAGAGGCAGAAGCAACAACACTTCCTTCAACATCTTTTTGCGCTTTTTTTACTAATTTCCGCTTCATTTTGACAGGAGCAACagaatcaattttttcttttgtaggaGTTGATCTTGTAGACATAACCATGATGATATTTATAGAGGTAATACAGTTAATAGCAAATGTGGAgccctaaaaattaaattcacgtAGACACTACACTGATAATGGCTAAAAAGTAGGAAGGAATAAGAAAAGTGTAAATGGAGAAGCAGAAACGATTGAAATTAGAGAGATCGTGTGAGAGAGGGAAGAAGAAATGAGAGAAATCGgggaaaatttgaaaaaacggtaaaaaaatcaataaagaaGGAAAGAACATGAAAATCAGAAGGGCGACACATGTGAGAATTGTATACACGTGTTGGCTAGGGAAGAATGCGGTGTTGGTTGAAAACTAAGAATGGGAGCTGGTATTTGATGAAAGAATAATTGCAAGGAAGTAAACAAACGAATTGAAATGGTAATTTGTGAAAAAGTGGGTGATTATTCTGGCTTTtctgttattttctcttttatttattacctaaacccAGTTATAaaaagatctcaacaacattaaaaataataaatcaaattcaaaatcatcatgaacattaaaccctttcaccaaatttaattcaacattaatttctaagtaatacattaattcattattttaattacatattcattaaaatatattatagtataaatttatttgatttaatcaggttcaataaaaaaattaaaattaattttaattagtattaaatagaaaatattaattatttttaaatatatataaatttcataaatgatataattaatttactaattattaaatttaaaaattggcttgaatttaaaattaggtttattcacccaaaaaataccaaacccatttttttttgtcagttatagccaaactttatttaaatattcCAGCTGTCATTcaagccaattgcttagttggcggtgacgtggacgacacggtgtcagaaaaaccagTTCgcttcaaaaatggctaaaaagaaacaaaacatataaggtttggcaaaatctggtgatttttaaagatttggctataattgacacaaaacgtataggtttggcattttttggtgattaagcctaaattggataaaattctaaaaatttgaatttttgtgtaactttcatgaaaaatttaacttttttagttatttggcTTATAAAATAAGTACAATTATCACCTCAATAAAGACTattgaattatatattttatttaaaatggatATTAATTACATGACATGTAACTGAATTATTAACgtaataaacattttaatttagatagctatatttgtaaaattagatcgaaaataattttcacaaacaaaaattaaaatttgataaccTACATAAAAATATgcatagaattttttttgtgaCGAGTACTCACTCTATAATAGCTAACAATCCAACCTCAACCACTCCGtattaagaaagggcgtagccggAGTTCGAACCGTGATCTTTAGCGCCCAGATGGCTGAGACTTAGACTACTAGATCAAACCCGTGCGGGCTGCATAGATTTAATCATAACCTAGCAACTACTATTAGTTGTTGAATCCTCAAcatcataatttttctatatgtGTAGTTTAATAGCAAATGTGGGATTCTCTTAACAACTCATCTGCCATTTTCatcttctaaaaaaaaaacagaacacATTTCACATAAACTGCCATTGTCGAAAAGAAAGCATAATCTGCAGAAGGTTGTGATGtcgatgataaaaaaaatggtgaaacaaagGAACAAGTGAAGTTAGGCAGGATGTGCTAATTAGTGGATAGccttttcaaatatattttggacctattaatatatttatactacaaattaatcatttaaatttgtgtggtgatgatgatgatgagccACTATGAGCAGAATCTCCACCATAATTTGTCTTCTTGCTCCCCAATCTCTATTAGCTATTGTATGCAACACTTGCTCAGACAAGCTCCACCATTGCCAATACATTTTTAGTTTGTTTCTTCAAAATCATCATCTTTTAGCACACCTGAGGAAAAGTCCTTGTTTCCCTCTTATAATTAGTATGTTCCATGAAAATAGAAACTCTCACAAAAGCAgcggattttttttttttttttaaaaaaatcagtctTGAACATAATTcattaataaaagttatttctaaattaaaaaaaattcataacaaGTTCATATCTCTAAATTCATACAAACCTACCTctatattttaagaaaaaaagttatttctatattaaaaaaattcattaataaaagaatatgaagAATGAAAGAAAATTGTGATCATGCACATTTATCCATAACAAGTTCTACTTTTGAAATTAGACGGaagaaatatatattataaacacaaaaaaaaaattactctgaAATCTCTATATATGTCATcgtttatataaataatagggTTCATTTTATAGAAAATCACAACCTttacataaaaatttattttaatcacgatttttaaaagttagcATTTAAAGAcacaatttttcattttatttcaaatttatcaccCAAGTAAAATTCTGTGTATTCTTTCTGACTAAATAttactaatcctacatactctaactgaaagacAATAATATTTGGTGCGATTTACAATTTGAatctttaattaatggtttaatgaagaacttaataaaaaaaatacactaaaataaaagatatgaaaaataaatgaaaagtcGTGGTTTTATATGCAAACTTCGTAATTa is part of the Mercurialis annua linkage group LG3, ddMerAnnu1.2, whole genome shotgun sequence genome and encodes:
- the LOC126672847 gene encoding uncharacterized protein LOC126672847, with translation MVSESVNYINSLKLQVKPSSDDIITVLENGKKYTVNMVKRTSFLADKKIEPYAYCSRYYTNAAMLATYSETVYPLEKEEEWIIPEHIKNMIVLPPQHRTRTGRPKKSRYTSKWENPKKGKCGKCGQAGHNRKTCRNMPKAT